One genomic region from Lysobacterales bacterium encodes:
- a CDS encoding RNA polymerase sigma factor, translated as MTDATVPAADDCAPSDPLAALARRAAQGDVLAFEALYRAEHRRLFAAVWRLVGGHVARAEELTQDAFVRAWKALPAFRFEAPVGAWLHRLAVNTALMDLRGRREAEDLEVDDSALTLQVAPRQSQDHRIDLQAAILKLPARARAVLVLHDIEGLTHEEIGESLGIAPGSCKAHLHRARQHLRRALGDTE; from the coding sequence GTGACCGATGCCACCGTGCCCGCAGCCGATGACTGCGCGCCGTCCGATCCGCTGGCAGCGCTGGCGCGACGCGCGGCGCAGGGGGATGTGCTCGCGTTCGAGGCGCTGTACCGCGCCGAACATCGGCGCCTCTTCGCCGCGGTGTGGCGCTTGGTCGGCGGTCACGTCGCACGCGCCGAAGAACTGACCCAGGACGCCTTCGTGCGCGCCTGGAAGGCGCTGCCCGCGTTTCGCTTCGAAGCGCCGGTCGGCGCCTGGCTGCATCGCCTGGCGGTGAATACCGCGCTGATGGACCTGCGAGGGCGGCGTGAAGCCGAGGACCTCGAAGTCGACGACAGCGCGCTCACCCTGCAGGTGGCGCCGCGCCAGAGCCAGGACCATCGCATCGATCTGCAGGCCGCGATCCTCAAGCTGCCGGCCCGCGCCCGCGCCGTGCTGGTGCTGCACGACATCGAGGGTCTGACCCACGAGGAAATCGGCGAGTCGCTGGGCATCGCGCCCGGCAGCTGCAAAGCCCACCTGCACCGCGCGCGCCAGCATCTTCGGCGCGCACTTGGAGACACCGAATGA
- a CDS encoding ABC transporter permease produces MNAPSLHSTLPMSAAQTLRLYALEAWYELLRMARTPAFVIPTLAFPVAFYLMFAVLIPGQWGSFQKATYLFATYGVFGVIGPALFGFGVGMAMERESGLLELKRVSPMPIAAYFAAKIAMSLIAALCVVLLLSAAAMGLGDVRMAFADWALLLGALLLGALPFCALGLLIGSLVKGQAAVGIVNLIYLPMSVLSGLWMPLFAFPEIIQKLAVIWPAWHLAQLALGISGQIEGVNVLLHSAVLIGFTVFFLALAALRLRGR; encoded by the coding sequence ATGAACGCCCCCAGCCTGCATTCGACCCTGCCCATGTCGGCAGCGCAAACGCTGCGCCTGTACGCGCTGGAGGCCTGGTACGAGCTGCTGCGCATGGCGCGCACACCCGCCTTCGTGATTCCCACCCTCGCCTTTCCGGTGGCCTTCTACCTGATGTTCGCGGTGCTGATTCCGGGCCAGTGGGGCAGCTTCCAGAAAGCGACCTATCTGTTCGCGACCTACGGCGTGTTCGGCGTGATCGGCCCGGCCCTGTTCGGCTTCGGCGTCGGCATGGCGATGGAGCGCGAGAGCGGGCTGCTGGAGCTGAAGCGGGTGTCGCCGATGCCCATCGCCGCCTACTTCGCCGCCAAGATCGCGATGAGCCTGATCGCAGCGCTCTGCGTCGTGCTGCTGCTCAGCGCTGCGGCGATGGGGCTCGGCGATGTGCGGATGGCCTTCGCCGACTGGGCTTTGCTGCTCGGCGCACTGCTGCTGGGCGCCCTGCCCTTCTGCGCGCTGGGCCTGCTCATCGGAAGCCTGGTCAAGGGCCAGGCCGCAGTCGGCATCGTCAACCTGATCTACCTGCCGATGTCCGTGCTGTCCGGGCTGTGGATGCCGCTGTTCGCCTTTCCCGAGATCATCCAGAAGCTCGCAGTGATCTGGCCAGCCTGGCACCTCGCCCAGCTGGCACTGGGCATCAGCGGCCAGATCGAGGGCGTCAACGTGCTGCTGCACAGCGCGGTGCTGATCGGCTTCACCGTGTTCTTCCTGGCGCTCGCCGCGCTGCGGCTGCGGGGGCGCTGA
- a CDS encoding sensor histidine kinase — protein sequence MKPALAAPPPQHSLNEHEPQRWWGLLYLVFVFLPLFFVPQQLGRLLLPSLAACAIFLPLWLRFSDRHTGARTRDLCIYGSAALGYALMTVNPGGNTFVIYAMTMAATVWAPRRAVLSALLFWGLMTAQFFLQMPDWRYALGVSIAMAMIGGMACAGILASRTRERHQAVLKLSQDEVRRLAALAERERIGRDLHDALGHTLSLVVLKTQLARRLLDRDPHAAEEQLAELEQAARGALDQVREAVSGIRAGGLQSEIAAARLALLSAEVKLDAQLPALELPAPLDQAFAMALREAVTNVIRHARASRVDIELRRVGNDANAVWQLQISDDGIGGARARDGHQGVPGFAERLQAIGGRVELDSPPGLGTRLLLSAPATLPQAGSASARGGAINDSTGTR from the coding sequence ATGAAACCCGCGCTCGCAGCTCCCCCGCCGCAGCACAGCCTCAACGAGCACGAGCCGCAGCGCTGGTGGGGGCTGCTGTACCTGGTGTTCGTCTTCCTGCCCCTGTTCTTCGTGCCGCAGCAGCTCGGCCGATTGCTGCTGCCCTCGCTGGCGGCCTGCGCGATCTTCCTGCCGCTGTGGCTGCGCTTCAGCGACCGCCACACTGGCGCCCGCACGCGCGACCTCTGCATCTACGGCAGCGCCGCGCTGGGGTATGCGCTGATGACGGTGAACCCGGGCGGCAACACCTTCGTGATCTATGCGATGACGATGGCGGCCACGGTGTGGGCGCCGCGGCGGGCGGTGCTGTCAGCACTGTTGTTCTGGGGGCTGATGACCGCGCAGTTCTTCCTGCAGATGCCGGACTGGCGCTATGCGCTGGGCGTGAGCATCGCGATGGCGATGATCGGCGGCATGGCCTGCGCGGGGATCCTCGCCAGCCGCACCCGCGAACGCCACCAGGCGGTGCTCAAGCTCAGCCAGGACGAAGTGCGCCGCCTCGCTGCGCTGGCCGAGCGCGAGCGCATCGGTCGCGACCTGCACGATGCGCTGGGGCATACGCTGTCGCTGGTGGTGCTGAAGACCCAGCTCGCGCGACGCCTGCTGGACCGTGATCCGCACGCGGCAGAGGAGCAGCTTGCCGAGCTTGAACAGGCCGCACGCGGCGCACTCGACCAGGTGCGCGAAGCGGTCAGCGGTATCCGCGCCGGTGGCCTGCAGTCCGAGATCGCCGCCGCCCGGCTTGCGCTGCTCAGCGCCGAGGTGAAGCTGGACGCGCAGCTGCCCGCGCTGGAGCTGCCGGCGCCGCTGGATCAGGCCTTCGCGATGGCGCTTCGCGAGGCGGTGACCAATGTGATCCGCCATGCGCGCGCCAGCCGCGTGGACATTGAGCTGCGCCGTGTCGGCAACGATGCGAACGCCGTGTGGCAGCTGCAGATCAGCGACGACGGCATCGGTGGCGCGCGCGCCCGCGACGGCCATCAGGGCGTGCCGGGATTCGCCGAGCGACTGCAGGCCATCGGCGGCCGCGTCGAGCTGGACAGCCCGCCCGGACTCGGTACACGCCTGCTGCTGAGTGCGCCCGCGACGCTACCGCAGGCCGGGTCAGCTTCTGCAAGAGGGGGCGCAATCAATGATTCGACTGGTACTCGCTGA
- a CDS encoding YafY family transcriptional regulator — protein MDRHERTLTLHRILKVARYPVSAQRLMDELQCSRATLYRDIAFLRDSLGAPIESSEDPSGFRYGDDEAERFELPGLWLTSDELHALLAAQQLLERTGAGVLSEAIEPLRGRIDALLAEQSGGKRWPLQRVRVLGHGNRPLDQQSFRGVASAVLERKRLSFDYRARSTDTPTRRQVSPQRLTHYRNHWYLDAFDHEREGLRSFALDRIRAPRLQEETAIDMAEAELDQQLSSSYGIFSGTPKAVATIRFSPHAARWVADEHWHSKQEGRFLEDGSYELKLPYSNPKELLMDVLKYGPDAEVMAPPALRQEARILLKLAASAYGD, from the coding sequence ATGGACCGACACGAACGCACCCTCACCCTGCACCGCATCCTGAAAGTCGCGCGCTATCCGGTCTCGGCGCAGCGCCTGATGGACGAGCTGCAGTGCTCGCGCGCCACGCTGTACCGCGACATCGCCTTCCTGCGCGACAGCCTGGGTGCGCCGATCGAATCCAGCGAAGACCCCTCGGGCTTCCGCTATGGCGATGACGAAGCCGAGCGCTTCGAGCTGCCGGGGCTGTGGCTTACGTCGGACGAACTGCATGCCCTGCTGGCGGCGCAGCAGCTGCTGGAACGCACCGGCGCCGGCGTGCTCAGCGAGGCGATCGAGCCGCTGCGCGGTCGCATCGACGCCCTGCTGGCCGAGCAGAGCGGCGGCAAGCGCTGGCCGCTGCAGCGCGTGCGCGTGCTCGGCCACGGCAACCGGCCGCTCGACCAGCAGAGCTTCCGCGGCGTCGCCAGCGCCGTGCTCGAACGCAAGCGTCTGAGCTTCGACTATCGCGCGCGCTCCACCGACACGCCAACCCGGCGGCAGGTCTCGCCGCAGCGGCTCACGCACTACCGCAATCACTGGTATCTCGACGCCTTCGATCACGAGCGCGAGGGCCTGCGCAGCTTCGCGCTCGACCGCATCCGCGCGCCGCGCCTGCAGGAGGAGACCGCCATCGACATGGCCGAGGCCGAGCTGGATCAGCAGCTGTCCTCCAGCTACGGGATCTTTTCAGGCACGCCCAAGGCGGTGGCGACCATCCGCTTCTCGCCGCACGCGGCGCGCTGGGTGGCCGATGAGCATTGGCACTCCAAGCAGGAAGGCCGCTTTCTCGAAGACGGCAGCTACGAGCTGAAGCTGCCCTACAGCAATCCGAAAGAGCTGCTGATGGATGTGCTCAAGTACGGCCCCGACGCCGAGGTGATGGCGCCACCCGCGCTGCGCCAGGAAGCCCGCATCCTGCTCAAGCTGGCGGCCTCGGCCTATGGCGACTGA
- a CDS encoding ABC transporter ATP-binding protein, with amino-acid sequence MLSPSIAHLRSARKTYGPVTALDGVDLELRRGELLALLGSNGAGKSTALGLLTGRLAADAGEVSLFGADPREASARRRIGVMLQEARLPETLRVRELVHLFASYYPSPRAVNETLSLAGLSDLAERRYAALSGGQQRRVQFALAICGAPELVFVDEPTTGLDVEARRGFWQVIHSLREAGTSIVLTTHYLEEADALAERVVLIERGRVLAEGTPASLKARARGARIRCVTRLSAAELAALPDVQSVEPEGSRISILCSDSDALLRRLLNLDPTLSGIEIRPLNLEDAFLALTGDAA; translated from the coding sequence ATGCTCTCGCCATCCATCGCCCACCTGCGCTCCGCGCGAAAGACCTACGGCCCGGTCACTGCCCTCGACGGCGTCGATCTGGAACTGCGCCGCGGCGAGCTGCTCGCACTGCTCGGCAGCAATGGCGCCGGCAAGAGCACCGCGCTCGGGCTGCTGACCGGTCGCCTGGCCGCGGATGCCGGCGAGGTCAGTCTGTTTGGCGCCGACCCGCGCGAGGCCTCGGCGCGCCGGCGCATCGGCGTGATGCTGCAGGAAGCCCGGCTGCCCGAGACCCTGCGCGTGCGCGAGCTGGTGCATCTGTTCGCCAGCTACTACCCGTCGCCGCGCGCGGTGAACGAAACACTCAGCCTGGCCGGCCTGAGCGACCTCGCCGAGCGCCGCTATGCCGCCCTGTCCGGCGGCCAGCAGCGGCGCGTGCAGTTTGCGCTGGCGATCTGCGGCGCGCCCGAACTGGTGTTCGTGGATGAGCCCACCACCGGCTTGGATGTCGAAGCCCGTCGCGGCTTCTGGCAGGTGATCCACAGCCTGCGCGAGGCCGGCACCTCGATCGTGCTGACCACCCACTACCTCGAAGAGGCCGACGCACTCGCCGAGCGCGTGGTGCTGATCGAGCGCGGGCGCGTGCTGGCCGAGGGCACACCCGCGAGCCTCAAGGCCCGCGCCCGCGGCGCACGCATCCGCTGCGTGACGCGCCTGTCCGCCGCCGAGCTCGCCGCCCTGCCGGACGTGCAGTCGGTGGAGCCCGAAGGCAGCCGCATATCGATCCTCTGCAGCGACAGCGATGCCCTGCTGCGCCGCCTGCTGAATCTCGATCCGACGCTGTCGGGCATCGAGATCCGCCCGCTGAACCTGGAAGACGCCTTCCTCGCCCTGACCGGAGACGCCGCATGA
- a CDS encoding amidohydrolase family protein: MARLSTPALIASLSGVALVALIALSDGPKAPAKAPAHDPGPAAFVIRGARVFDGDTLWPRADVAVRDGRIEAIAESLSTDGLSVIEADGQTLLPGFIDAHVHAYGDGRREALRFGTTTVLDMFGDPSNLQGARVERESLELTDRADLWGAGFLATARGGHGTQFGVVVPTLDSPDAAPQWVAARRSEGSDFIKLVREDLSAYRDTERLPTLDAARSQAVISAAQAEGLRALVHVSTVANAIEVLQQGADGLVHVPQDAGDDRAFVAAARARGAFVTPTLSVIAAFSGRENTLAEHPRLAERLSANQRGQLRGRPSFGPLATQLIDRAKARVAALHAAGVPVLAGTDAPNPGTAFGASMHDELALLVEAGLRPIDALRAATSVPAQHFGLADRGRIAPGLRADLVLVEGDPSADIRATRELVNVWKNGRRVDPRPPAESVAKLAAGMLADFEEDALPQTWMPASDQMQGGRSTARMARIEGGAADSAGALRVEVELTEQGVGGQPAWAGVFFSPGATPMAAVDASSISTLRLQVRSAAPLQLLLFSGEGAPAVVPIAASAEWRSVEIDLSTQAGFDRSRLRGISLSATGRGAQQFDIDEVEVR, encoded by the coding sequence ATGGCACGCCTCTCCACCCCTGCCCTGATCGCCTCGCTCAGCGGTGTCGCCCTGGTCGCACTGATCGCGCTGAGCGACGGGCCGAAAGCCCCTGCGAAAGCGCCCGCCCATGACCCTGGCCCCGCGGCCTTCGTGATCCGCGGCGCGCGCGTGTTTGACGGCGACACGCTCTGGCCGCGCGCCGATGTCGCCGTGCGCGACGGCCGCATCGAAGCGATCGCCGAGTCACTGTCCACCGATGGGCTCAGCGTGATCGAAGCCGACGGCCAGACCCTGCTGCCCGGATTCATCGACGCCCACGTGCATGCCTACGGCGACGGCCGCCGCGAGGCCCTGCGCTTCGGCACCACCACCGTGCTCGACATGTTCGGCGATCCGAGCAACTTGCAAGGCGCGCGCGTCGAACGGGAGTCGCTTGAGCTCACCGACCGCGCCGACCTGTGGGGCGCGGGGTTTCTTGCGACTGCACGCGGCGGTCATGGCACCCAGTTCGGCGTGGTGGTGCCCACGCTGGACTCGCCGGACGCAGCCCCGCAGTGGGTCGCGGCGCGGCGCAGCGAAGGCTCGGACTTCATCAAGCTGGTGCGCGAGGACCTGTCCGCCTACCGCGACACCGAGCGTCTGCCCACCTTGGACGCTGCGCGCTCGCAGGCCGTGATCAGCGCCGCCCAAGCGGAGGGCCTGCGCGCGCTGGTGCACGTCTCCACCGTGGCCAATGCCATCGAGGTGCTGCAACAGGGCGCCGATGGCCTGGTGCACGTGCCCCAGGACGCGGGCGATGACCGCGCCTTCGTTGCGGCCGCCCGCGCGCGCGGCGCCTTCGTCACGCCGACGCTCTCGGTCATCGCCGCGTTCTCCGGCCGCGAGAACACTCTGGCAGAGCATCCCCGCCTGGCCGAGCGCCTGTCGGCCAACCAGCGCGGACAGCTGCGCGGACGGCCCAGCTTCGGGCCACTGGCGACCCAGCTGATCGATCGCGCCAAGGCCCGCGTTGCCGCCCTGCACGCGGCCGGGGTGCCGGTGCTGGCCGGCACCGATGCGCCGAATCCCGGCACGGCTTTCGGCGCGTCCATGCACGATGAGCTGGCCCTGCTGGTCGAGGCCGGCCTGCGCCCGATCGATGCCCTGCGTGCGGCGACGTCCGTGCCGGCACAGCACTTCGGCCTCGCCGACCGCGGGCGCATCGCGCCAGGCCTGCGCGCGGACCTCGTGCTCGTCGAGGGCGATCCCAGCGCGGACATTCGCGCCACCCGCGAGCTCGTGAACGTGTGGAAGAACGGGCGCCGCGTCGATCCGCGCCCGCCGGCCGAATCCGTGGCGAAGCTGGCCGCCGGCATGCTCGCCGATTTCGAGGAAGACGCCCTTCCGCAGACCTGGATGCCGGCGTCGGACCAGATGCAGGGCGGGCGCTCGACCGCGCGGATGGCACGCATCGAAGGCGGCGCGGCAGACAGCGCGGGCGCGCTGCGCGTCGAGGTCGAGCTCACCGAGCAGGGCGTCGGTGGCCAGCCGGCCTGGGCCGGGGTGTTCTTCAGCCCGGGTGCCACGCCCATGGCCGCGGTCGACGCCAGCTCAATATCCACGCTGCGGCTGCAGGTGCGCAGCGCGGCCCCGCTGCAGCTGCTGCTGTTCTCCGGCGAAGGCGCGCCAGCGGTGGTGCCGATCGCCGCCAGCGCCGAATGGCGAAGCGTCGAGATCGACCTGTCGACGCAGGCAGGCTTCGACCGCTCGCGCCTGCGCGGCATCAGCCTCAGTGCCACCGGCAGAGGCGCGCAGCAGTTCGATATCGACGAGGTTGAAGTCCGATAG
- a CDS encoding response regulator transcription factor, with the protein MIRLVLAEDQALVRGALAALLGLEHDLAVVAACADGDSALAEVQRLQPELLVTDIEMPGRTGLELAEAVRALNLPTRVVIVTTFARAGYLRRALDAGVRGYLLKDAPAEKLAEALRQVHRGGRAIDPQLAMAAWDDVDPLNERERQVLRLAGEGAKSADIAARLHLSQGTVRNYLSEAIGKLGAENRIEAYRVARQRGWL; encoded by the coding sequence ATGATTCGACTGGTACTCGCTGAAGACCAGGCCCTGGTGCGCGGCGCCCTGGCCGCACTGCTTGGACTTGAACACGACCTTGCGGTAGTCGCCGCATGCGCCGACGGCGATAGCGCACTCGCCGAAGTGCAGCGGCTGCAACCGGAGCTGCTGGTGACCGACATCGAGATGCCCGGCCGCACCGGGCTGGAGCTTGCGGAGGCCGTGCGCGCGCTGAACTTGCCGACCCGCGTGGTGATCGTCACCACCTTCGCCCGCGCCGGCTATCTGCGCCGCGCGCTCGATGCCGGCGTGCGCGGCTATCTGCTGAAGGACGCGCCGGCCGAGAAGCTCGCCGAGGCGCTGCGGCAAGTCCACCGCGGTGGCCGCGCCATCGATCCGCAGCTGGCGATGGCCGCCTGGGACGACGTCGATCCCTTGAATGAGCGCGAGCGCCAGGTCCTGCGTTTGGCCGGCGAAGGGGCGAAGAGCGCCGACATCGCCGCGCGCCTCCATCTGAGCCAGGGCACCGTGCGCAACTACCTGAGCGAAGCGATTGGCAAGCTCGGCGCCGAGAACCGCATCGAGGCCTACCGCGTTGCCCGCCAGCGCGGATGGCTTTGA
- a CDS encoding DUF4097 family beta strand repeat protein: MYTPIVRRLARATLALSLLSALPCAFAQTAIDETRTLSADARVSISNIKGSIRVVGGEGDTLRLRGQLGENAQLKLSEEDPQALSIEIEYPSSSGWGWGMSSGGDTDLEIELPSDVRLDIESVSAGVDVRGINGRSLKISAVSGDIELRDSAPQQLELETVSGAQRISAGAAELDVSSVSGAITIEASAAGSLRAEAVSGGIDIRLLQAIDELRVETVSGEVRASGGPSASGLVRIETLSGALRLELPASTSARIEADSFSGRIRSPVGEVEREEYGPGSSLDATLGEGAARIRLETFSGAIDLSVQGR; encoded by the coding sequence ATGTACACGCCCATCGTCCGCCGTCTCGCCCGCGCCACGCTGGCCCTGAGCCTGCTGAGCGCCCTGCCCTGCGCCTTCGCGCAGACCGCCATCGACGAAACCCGCACGCTGTCGGCCGACGCGCGGGTGTCGATCAGCAACATCAAGGGCAGCATCCGCGTGGTCGGCGGCGAGGGCGACACGCTGCGCCTGCGCGGCCAGCTGGGCGAGAACGCCCAGCTCAAACTGTCGGAGGAAGATCCGCAGGCGCTCAGCATCGAGATCGAGTACCCCAGCAGTTCGGGCTGGGGTTGGGGAATGTCCTCGGGCGGCGACACCGATCTGGAGATCGAGCTGCCAAGCGATGTCCGCCTCGACATCGAATCGGTCAGCGCCGGCGTCGACGTGCGCGGAATCAACGGCCGCAGCCTGAAGATCAGCGCGGTGAGCGGCGATATCGAACTGCGCGACAGCGCGCCGCAGCAGCTGGAGCTGGAAACCGTCAGCGGCGCGCAGCGCATCAGCGCGGGTGCGGCCGAGCTGGACGTGTCTTCGGTCAGCGGCGCCATCACGATCGAGGCCAGCGCGGCCGGCAGCCTGCGTGCCGAAGCCGTGTCGGGCGGGATCGACATCCGCCTGCTGCAAGCGATCGACGAGCTGCGTGTGGAGACTGTCTCCGGCGAGGTGCGGGCCAGCGGCGGTCCGAGCGCGAGCGGGCTGGTGCGTATCGAAACGCTGAGCGGCGCGCTGCGCCTTGAGCTGCCGGCCAGCACCTCGGCGCGGATCGAAGCCGACAGCTTCAGCGGCCGCATCCGCAGCCCGGTGGGCGAGGTCGAGCGCGAAGAGTACGGCCCCGGCTCCAGCCTCGACGCCACGCTCGGCGAAGGCGCGGCGCGGATCCGGCTGGAGACCTTTTCCGGCGCGATCGACCTCAGCGTGCAGGGCCGCTGA
- the gcvH gene encoding glycine cleavage system protein GcvH translates to MSEIPGDLKFLKSHEWARLEDDGRVTVGISDHAQAQLGDLVYVELPGVGDEVEAGKGVAVVESVKAASDVYAPVSGTIVAVNEELADAPETINGDAYGKGWLFVLKPSEPAQLEELLGPDEYAELIEE, encoded by the coding sequence ATGAGCGAGATTCCCGGCGACCTGAAGTTCCTGAAATCCCACGAGTGGGCGCGGCTGGAGGACGACGGTCGCGTCACCGTTGGCATCTCTGACCATGCACAGGCTCAGCTGGGCGACCTTGTCTACGTCGAGCTGCCTGGCGTCGGCGATGAAGTCGAAGCCGGCAAAGGGGTCGCGGTGGTTGAATCGGTCAAGGCCGCCAGCGACGTCTATGCGCCGGTCTCCGGCACCATCGTTGCGGTCAATGAAGAGCTGGCCGACGCGCCCGAGACCATCAACGGCGACGCCTACGGCAAGGGTTGGCTGTTCGTGCTCAAGCCCTCCGAGCCCGCACAGCTCGAAGAGCTGCTCGGCCCGGATGAGTACGCTGAGCTGATCGAAGAGTGA
- the gcvT gene encoding glycine cleavage system aminomethyltransferase GcvT, protein MSQQTVLNARHRELGARMVDFGGWDMPIAYGSQIEEHHQVRRDAGMFDVSHMTVVDLHGENVRAFLRQLLANSVDKLRKPGKALYSCMLNERGGVVDDLIVYFLADDFFRLVVNAATRDKDMAWIIAKAAPFGIEVRERPELSMIAVQGPNARERVLGLLSAEGRAAVEPVGKFAAAEVQGLFIARTGYTGEDGFEIIVAEGEAVALWNRLLDVGVKPCGLGARDTLRLEAGMNLYGQDMDEDTTPWEAGLAWTVALDEGRDFIGRSALEAQKAAGAPRRLIGLVLDDKGVLRHGQTVRTASGDGEILSGTFSPTLGKAIAFARVPAGEPGPLAVDIRGRDVAVRQVTPPFVREGKPREGI, encoded by the coding sequence ATGAGCCAGCAGACCGTGTTGAACGCCCGCCACCGTGAACTTGGCGCCCGCATGGTCGATTTCGGCGGCTGGGACATGCCGATCGCCTACGGCTCGCAGATCGAAGAGCACCACCAGGTGCGTCGCGATGCCGGCATGTTCGATGTCTCGCACATGACCGTAGTCGATCTCCACGGCGAGAACGTCCGCGCCTTCCTGCGGCAGCTGCTGGCCAACTCGGTCGACAAGCTCAGGAAGCCCGGCAAGGCGCTGTACTCCTGCATGCTCAACGAGCGCGGCGGCGTGGTCGACGATCTGATCGTCTATTTCCTCGCCGACGACTTCTTCCGTCTGGTGGTCAACGCCGCGACCCGCGACAAGGACATGGCCTGGATCATCGCCAAGGCGGCGCCGTTCGGCATCGAGGTGCGCGAGCGCCCTGAGCTGTCGATGATCGCTGTGCAGGGCCCGAACGCGCGTGAGCGCGTGCTCGGACTGCTGAGTGCGGAAGGCCGTGCCGCGGTCGAGCCGGTCGGCAAGTTCGCTGCCGCGGAGGTGCAGGGGCTCTTCATCGCCCGCACCGGCTACACCGGCGAGGACGGCTTCGAGATCATCGTTGCCGAGGGCGAGGCGGTGGCGCTCTGGAACCGCCTGCTCGACGTCGGCGTGAAGCCCTGCGGCCTCGGTGCGCGCGACACCCTGCGCCTGGAAGCCGGCATGAATCTCTACGGTCAGGACATGGACGAGGACACCACGCCCTGGGAGGCGGGTCTCGCCTGGACCGTCGCGCTGGACGAAGGCCGCGACTTCATCGGCCGCAGCGCGCTGGAAGCGCAGAAGGCTGCCGGCGCGCCGCGCCGGCTGATCGGCCTGGTGCTGGATGACAAAGGCGTGCTGCGCCACGGCCAGACCGTACGCACGGCGAGCGGCGACGGCGAGATCCTCTCGGGCACCTTCTCGCCGACGCTGGGCAAGGCCATCGCCTTCGCGCGCGTGCCGGCCGGCGAGCCCGGGCCGCTGGCCGTCGACATCCGCGGTCGCGATGTGGCGGTCCGCCAGGTGACGCCGCCCTTCGTGCGCGAGGGCAAGCCGCGCGAGGGCATCTGA
- a CDS encoding patatin-like phospholipase family protein has product MATEPGALASAKRVSLVLGAGGARGLGHIGAIEVLQERGYRIVGIAGSSMGALVGGIHAAGRLPNYKEWACALERGDVLRLLDFSFGFPGLIRGERVIGALRDLVGEHAIESLPIPFTAVATDLQSQREVWLNRGPLFDAIRASIAIPMVFTPYRLEGRDLVDGGLLAPVPIAATRQVRADLVIAIDVNGPPAARMARAEPVAAAAPAVAAEDAIGYRARIAAFIESLSASFSDAKRSEASVEQAKAQPGLIDLMGRSLDTMQAQIARMQLALDPPDLLIRMPRDRCTFYEFWRAAELIELGRQCTQRALDAFEAGQRER; this is encoded by the coding sequence ATGGCGACTGAGCCGGGCGCGCTCGCCAGCGCCAAGCGCGTGTCGCTGGTGCTGGGCGCCGGCGGGGCCCGCGGCCTGGGCCACATCGGTGCCATCGAAGTACTGCAGGAGCGCGGCTATCGCATCGTCGGCATCGCCGGTTCCTCGATGGGGGCGCTGGTGGGCGGCATCCACGCGGCCGGTCGCCTGCCGAACTACAAGGAGTGGGCCTGTGCGCTGGAGCGTGGTGATGTGCTGCGCCTGCTCGACTTCAGCTTCGGTTTTCCCGGCCTGATCCGCGGCGAGCGGGTGATTGGTGCGCTGCGCGATCTCGTCGGCGAGCACGCCATCGAGTCCCTGCCCATTCCCTTCACTGCAGTCGCCACGGACCTGCAGAGCCAGCGCGAAGTCTGGTTGAACCGCGGTCCGCTGTTCGATGCGATCCGCGCCTCGATCGCCATCCCGATGGTGTTCACGCCCTACCGGCTTGAAGGCCGTGACCTGGTCGACGGCGGCCTGCTGGCGCCGGTGCCGATCGCGGCGACGCGCCAGGTGCGCGCGGATCTGGTGATCGCCATCGATGTGAACGGCCCGCCGGCGGCGCGGATGGCGCGCGCAGAGCCCGTGGCCGCTGCGGCGCCCGCCGTCGCCGCCGAGGACGCGATCGGCTACCGCGCCCGGATCGCTGCCTTTATCGAATCCTTGAGCGCCAGCTTCTCGGATGCCAAGCGCAGCGAGGCCAGCGTGGAGCAGGCCAAGGCCCAGCCCGGCCTCATTGATCTGATGGGGCGTTCGCTGGACACCATGCAGGCGCAGATCGCGCGCATGCAGCTGGCGCTGGATCCCCCGGACCTCTTGATCCGCATGCCGCGCGACCGCTGCACCTTCTACGAGTTCTGGCGCGCCGCCGAGCTGATCGAGCTGGGCCGACAGTGCACCCAGCGCGCGCTGGATGCCTTCGAGGCCGGGCAGCGCGAGCGCTGA